Genomic window (Streptomyces cadmiisoli):
GAGGCGGGCGCCCCCTTCGTCGTCATGCACTGGCGCGGATTCCTGGAGGGCGGGAACGTCAAGGGCGTGTACGACGACGTCGTCGCCGAGGTCGTCGACGAACTCCACGCGCGCGTGGAGGCCGTCCTGGACGGCGGCATCGCCCCCGACCGCATCGTCGTCGACCCCGGTCTCGGCTTCTCCAAGGAGGCCGAGGACGACCTCACCCTGCTCGCCCACCTCGACCGCCTGCGCGTGCTCGGCCACCCGCTGCTCGTCGCCGCCTCCCGCAAACGGTTCCTGGGGCGGGTGCTCGCGGGCCCCGAGGGCGCCCCGCCGCCGGCCCGGGAGCGCGACGCCGCGACCGCCGCCGTGTCCGCACTCGCGGCACACGCCGGGGCATGGGCGGTGCGCGTGCACGAGGTACGCGCGACAGCCGACGCCGTACGGGTCGCGCGCGCCGTGGAAGCGGCGCGCACCGCGGAACACGCGCCTGGGGCACACGACAACGCCTACTCCCCCCGAACAGCGCCGCCGGCGGCCGGCACGCGCGGCGCAGAAGGAACCCGGTGAGCGCCCCCCACACCGACGTCGAGCAGGTCGAACTCGCCAACACCGCCTTCTACGAGGCACTGGAACGTGGCGACTTCGACGAGGTGTCCTCCCTCTGGCTCACGCCGACCGACCTGGGTGTCGACGAGACGTACCACGATCCCGCCGACACCGGGGTGATCTCCTGCGTGCACCCGGGCTGGCCCGTCCTCACCGGCCGCGGCGAGGTCCTCAGGTCGTACGCGCTGATCATGGCCAACACGGACTACATCCAGTTCTTCCTCACCGACGTGCACGTCTCCGTCACCGGCGACACCGCCCTGGTGACCTGCACCGAGAACATCCTCAGCGGCGGGCCCGCCCCCGAGGACGGCGACGGTCCCGGCCCGCTCGTCGGCCAGCTGGTGGTCGCTACCAACGTGTTCCGGCGCACACCCGCGGGCTGGAAGCTCTGGTCGCACCACGCCTCGCCCGTGCTGGCCGAAACCGACGAGGACGAGGACGACGACACCCCCGCCTGAGGGGGTAGGCGGCCCATGAGGGCGTCGGACGGGGCCCGAAGGAACCAAGAAGTGGTTGGAATCACGAACCCGGGGGTATGGGCGGCTACCAACCCATGAGCCCCCGGGTTCCCCGGGGAAAACGCCCGATGAAACCTCCGACCCCCGACCCGGGCCCGAGCCCCGTGGCCCGGTCCTGTCAGTGCCCGCAGGTAGATTCGGTTCAGGCCGGTGTGCCGTCCGCACACGGTTCGAACCGGCCGCAACCGACGATTGCAGGAGTGATTCGCGTGGATCGTGTCGAGCTGCGCGGCCTGAAGGCCCGCGGGCACCACGGTGTGTTCCCCAAGGAACGCGAGGAGGGCCAGACCTTCATCGTGGACCTCGTCCTCGGTCTCGACACCCGGCCGGCCGCCGCCGACGACGACCTGGCGAAGACCGTGCACTACGGCATCGTGGCGGAGGAGGTCGTCGCCATCGTCGAGGGCGAGCCCGTCAACCTCATCGAGACGCTCGCCGAGCGCATCGCCCAGGCCTGCCTCAAGCACGAAGGGGTCCAGGAGGTCGAGGTCCGCGTCCACAAGCCGGACGCGCCGATCACCGTGCCCTTCGACGACGTGACCGTCACCATCACCCGGAGCCGAGTATGACTGCCTCGTTCACCGAGGGTCACAGCGACCCGACCGTTCAGCCGGTACCCGCCTCCGTCGTCGAGAAGGTCGACGCCGCCGACACCACCCTGCACAACCCGAAACGCGCCGTGATCTCCATCGGCTCCAACCTCGGCAACCGCCTGGAGACCCTCCAGGGGGCCATCGACGCCCTGGAGGACACCCCGGGCGTGCGCATCAAGGCCGTCTCCCCGGTCTACGAGACGGAGCCGTGGGGCGTCCAGCCCGGCAGCCAGCCCTCGTACTTCAACGCGGTCGTGGTCCTCAAGACCACCCTGCCCCCGTCCTCCCTGCTGGAGCGGGCGCACGCGGTCGAGGAGGCCTTCCACCGGGTCCGGGACGAGCACTGGGGCCCGCGCACCCTCGACGTCGACATCGTCGCGTACGCCGACGTCGTCTCCGACGACCCGCACCTCACCCTCCCCCACCCGCGCGCCCACGAACGGGCCTTCGTCCTGGCGCCCTGGCACGACGTGGACCCCGAGGCCCAGTTGCCCGGCCGCGGCGCGGTGGCCGAGCTCCTCGGCGCTGTCACCCGCGACGGCGTCGCCCCCCGCGCGGACCTGGAACTCCGGCTGCCCGAGTAGTCGTTAAGGTCGAGACGGCCACGTCGAGACGACACAGGGAGAGCCGGACCGGTCAGGCCGACCGGACCCCGGCCCGGGGAGCTGAAGGGACACCGTGAGAGAGCTGCGCATCAGGGTGCTGGTCGGGCTGTTCGTCGTCTCGGGGGTGCTCTCCTGGGCCGGCGCCCGCCTGTGGAACTCGGTGGGCACGCTCCCCAGCGTCCCCTTGGCCGCGCCCATCGTCCTCGCCCTGATCGCCGTGGTCCTGCTCGCCACGGCGCTCTCCTTGCGCGGCCGGCTGAAGGCCCAGCGCGAGCGCCGTCCCGGCGCCAAGGGCGTCGATCCCCTGATGGCGGCCCGCGCCGTCGTCTTCGGCCACGCCAGTGCCCTGGTCGCCGCCCTGGTCGCCGGGGTGTACGGCGGCACCGGCGTCTTCCTGCTGGAGTCCCTGGAGTTCCCCGCCCGCCGCGACCAGGCCA
Coding sequences:
- the folP gene encoding dihydropteroate synthase; its protein translation is MSKQSGRGRIAGLPEWDRCAVMGVVNVTPDSFSDGGRWFDTTAAVKHGLDLVAEGADLVDVGGESTRPGATRVDEAEELRRVIPVVRGLASEGVVTSVDTMRASVAEQALAAGAALVNDVSGGLADPAMVRVVAEAGAPFVVMHWRGFLEGGNVKGVYDDVVAEVVDELHARVEAVLDGGIAPDRIVVDPGLGFSKEAEDDLTLLAHLDRLRVLGHPLLVAASRKRFLGRVLAGPEGAPPPARERDAATAAVSALAAHAGAWAVRVHEVRATADAVRVARAVEAARTAEHAPGAHDNAYSPRTAPPAAGTRGAEGTR
- a CDS encoding nuclear transport factor 2 family protein, which produces MSAPHTDVEQVELANTAFYEALERGDFDEVSSLWLTPTDLGVDETYHDPADTGVISCVHPGWPVLTGRGEVLRSYALIMANTDYIQFFLTDVHVSVTGDTALVTCTENILSGGPAPEDGDGPGPLVGQLVVATNVFRRTPAGWKLWSHHASPVLAETDEDEDDDTPA
- the folB gene encoding dihydroneopterin aldolase produces the protein MDRVELRGLKARGHHGVFPKEREEGQTFIVDLVLGLDTRPAAADDDLAKTVHYGIVAEEVVAIVEGEPVNLIETLAERIAQACLKHEGVQEVEVRVHKPDAPITVPFDDVTVTITRSRV
- the folK gene encoding 2-amino-4-hydroxy-6-hydroxymethyldihydropteridine diphosphokinase, with product MTASFTEGHSDPTVQPVPASVVEKVDAADTTLHNPKRAVISIGSNLGNRLETLQGAIDALEDTPGVRIKAVSPVYETEPWGVQPGSQPSYFNAVVVLKTTLPPSSLLERAHAVEEAFHRVRDEHWGPRTLDVDIVAYADVVSDDPHLTLPHPRAHERAFVLAPWHDVDPEAQLPGRGAVAELLGAVTRDGVAPRADLELRLPE
- a CDS encoding DUF3180 domain-containing protein, with protein sequence MRELRIRVLVGLFVVSGVLSWAGARLWNSVGTLPSVPLAAPIVLALIAVVLLATALSLRGRLKAQRERRPGAKGVDPLMAARAVVFGHASALVAALVAGVYGGTGVFLLESLEFPARRDQAIYAGFSVLAAIGVIAAAIFLERVCKLPEDDDHDNTGAAPAE